From the Vibrio alginolyticus NBRC 15630 = ATCC 17749 genome, one window contains:
- a CDS encoding sensor domain-containing diguanylate cyclase: MDQLLNWLWGGQGGYGYVVLLLIAGVCALALIYLHFQTSLKQLVTDSPYPVIVVDTSHAQLLLSNQAAMQLLGIRSLGTGYLYPALFDIHELEQFLDRFSSRHFRQQAFDWRLSDSESIKVELSGRKSLLRNHRVWILYAQPYQATHQEQQQELAQLIIARSALDSLSELIYTQDRQGNLLTTNRAFDQFWQGRREEACASKTLGEMTRKSERKWTTDPQGRSCLLEVNQNSLVSPSGELIGTLSISHDVTEWHKMQQNLRDEMERRKDTEVALAQRDTILQTILDASPDSIGIFNENMVYQACNQPFVKALGISKISDLIGKRLQDVIPKEMYARLADSDLEALRQLEPVRYIDKVVSSDGKSTWFDVVKSPFKDKASGTNGVLIMARDISERYLAEQKLEKANLELEKLSFMDSLTQVSNRRRFDEQLQVLWYHHAREKLPLTIMLCDIDFFKDYNDCYGHQQGDEALVSVATVFTQVINRSSDCVARYGGEEFGFILPNTTTEGARNVAQRIHEKILQLDMEHDSSEASERLTVSIGLVSYIPQHGDEPEMGIAMADSALYQAKADGRNRTCIHPSSC, translated from the coding sequence ATGGATCAGTTACTCAATTGGCTTTGGGGTGGTCAAGGCGGTTATGGCTATGTCGTCTTGTTGTTAATCGCAGGCGTGTGCGCGTTAGCACTGATCTATTTGCACTTTCAGACGTCACTTAAGCAACTAGTAACGGATTCTCCCTATCCAGTCATAGTGGTGGACACTAGCCATGCTCAGCTCTTGCTATCTAACCAGGCTGCGATGCAGTTATTAGGCATTCGCTCTTTGGGAACGGGGTATTTGTATCCTGCTTTATTCGATATTCATGAGCTTGAGCAGTTTCTCGATCGCTTCTCTAGTCGTCATTTTCGTCAGCAGGCTTTTGACTGGCGACTATCTGATAGTGAATCTATTAAAGTGGAGCTGTCAGGCAGAAAGAGTTTATTGCGCAATCATCGAGTTTGGATTCTTTATGCTCAGCCATATCAAGCCACTCACCAAGAGCAGCAACAAGAACTTGCACAATTAATCATCGCACGTTCGGCATTAGACTCACTTTCAGAGCTGATTTATACCCAAGACCGCCAAGGCAATCTGTTAACGACCAATCGAGCATTTGATCAATTCTGGCAAGGGCGAAGGGAAGAAGCTTGCGCATCCAAGACCTTGGGTGAGATGACCAGAAAAAGCGAACGTAAATGGACAACGGATCCACAAGGTCGAAGTTGCTTATTGGAAGTCAATCAAAACTCTCTTGTTTCGCCGAGTGGTGAGCTTATCGGTACGCTGTCTATTAGTCATGACGTGACTGAATGGCACAAGATGCAACAGAATCTGCGAGATGAAATGGAGCGTCGCAAAGATACAGAGGTGGCGCTAGCGCAAAGAGATACTATCTTACAAACGATTCTGGATGCCAGTCCGGACTCTATTGGTATTTTCAATGAGAACATGGTCTATCAAGCGTGTAATCAGCCTTTTGTTAAGGCGTTAGGCATTTCAAAAATTTCTGATTTGATAGGTAAGCGCCTCCAAGACGTGATTCCTAAAGAGATGTACGCGCGCTTAGCAGACAGTGACTTAGAAGCATTACGCCAGTTAGAGCCAGTTCGATACATAGATAAAGTCGTGAGTAGTGATGGTAAAAGTACGTGGTTTGATGTGGTGAAATCGCCTTTTAAAGATAAAGCATCAGGAACGAATGGTGTGCTGATCATGGCGCGTGATATTTCTGAGCGTTATCTTGCAGAACAAAAGTTGGAAAAAGCCAACCTAGAGTTAGAAAAATTGAGCTTTATGGATAGCTTAACTCAAGTATCGAACCGACGCCGTTTCGACGAACAGCTGCAGGTATTGTGGTACCACCACGCTCGAGAAAAGCTGCCGCTCACCATCATGTTATGTGACATCGACTTTTTCAAAGATTACAACGACTGTTACGGTCACCAACAAGGTGATGAAGCGTTAGTCAGTGTCGCTACCGTGTTTACACAAGTCATCAATCGTTCTTCGGATTGTGTTGCGCGTTATGGTGGCGAGGAGTTTGGTTTTATATTGCCGAATACCACCACGGAAGGTGCGCGCAACGTAGCGCAGCGTATTCATGAGAAAATTCTACAGCTTGATATGGAACACGACAGTTCAGAAGCATCTGAACGCCTTACCGTCAGTATCGGTCTGGTCTCTTACATTCCTCAGCATGGTGATGAACCCGAAATGGGCATCGCTATGGCTGACAGTGCGTTATACCAAGCTAAAGCTGATGGACGTAATCGCACCTGTATTCACCCCAGTTCTTGCTAA
- a CDS encoding TIGR01212 family radical SAM protein (This family includes YhcC from E. coli K-12, an uncharacterized radical SAM protein.) encodes MQLHELVNTIGQDLQRRYGEKVHKLTLHGGFSCPNRDGTIGRGGCTFCNVASFADEEVQIKSIHEQLKDRAGEIHRAKKYLAYFQAYTSTYAEVQVLKNMYEEALKAADMVGLCVGTRPDCVPDAVLDLLSGYVQQGYEIWLELGLQTANNDTLKRINRGHDFECYAEITKRARTLGIKVCTHLIVGLPKETRAENIETLQKVLTVGTDGIKLHGLHIVEGSTMAKAWRAGKLEAPELEEYVAIASEMIRMTPPDVIYHRVSSAARRPTLLSPLWCENRWLAMTEIGRDLSAHGAQGSLTGNTFIYTKPELIADRSINN; translated from the coding sequence ATGCAGTTACATGAGTTGGTCAATACAATCGGCCAAGATCTTCAGCGTCGATACGGTGAAAAGGTTCATAAGTTAACATTGCACGGTGGATTTAGTTGCCCTAACCGCGATGGCACGATTGGGCGGGGAGGATGTACATTTTGCAATGTGGCTTCGTTTGCAGATGAAGAAGTCCAGATAAAAAGCATTCACGAACAGTTAAAAGATCGCGCAGGTGAAATTCACAGAGCGAAGAAGTATCTCGCTTATTTTCAGGCCTACACCAGTACCTATGCAGAAGTACAAGTTCTCAAAAACATGTATGAGGAAGCACTAAAGGCTGCAGACATGGTTGGTCTTTGTGTGGGGACGCGTCCTGATTGCGTCCCTGATGCGGTATTGGATTTACTGTCGGGCTATGTACAGCAAGGTTATGAAATTTGGCTAGAACTAGGTCTTCAAACCGCAAACAATGACACCCTCAAACGTATCAATCGTGGTCATGACTTTGAGTGTTATGCCGAAATCACTAAGCGTGCTCGAACACTCGGAATCAAGGTTTGTACTCACTTAATTGTGGGTTTACCCAAAGAAACCCGCGCCGAAAATATTGAAACGCTGCAAAAAGTGTTGACCGTGGGAACGGATGGCATCAAGTTACATGGCTTGCATATTGTCGAAGGTAGCACCATGGCGAAAGCTTGGCGTGCTGGAAAGCTAGAAGCCCCTGAATTAGAAGAATATGTTGCGATCGCCAGTGAAATGATTCGTATGACACCACCAGATGTGATTTATCATCGCGTTTCATCAGCAGCTAGGAGGCCCACGTTATTATCGCCTCTGTGGTGTGAAAACCGTTGGCTAGCGATGACGGAAATTGGTCGAGATCTCAGTGCTCATGGTGCTCAAGGGAGTCTTACGGGGAATACCTTTATCTATACTAAACCGGAATTAATAGCAGATCGCTCAATAAATAACTGA